In Sulfurospirillum tamanense, the genomic stretch TCTTTAACCGTTTTACACCCCTAGAAAATCCTGAGCTTTCTGCGTCCATCGAAAGCCTTTTGCAAAAAGCAGGGCTCAAAAGTAGCGGCGTGTTTATGATAGATGCCAGCAAGCGGGACAAGCGGCTTAATGCGTACTTTGGGGGGCTGGGAAAATCAAAACGGGTAGTGCTCTTTGACACCTTGGTGGAAAAACTAAGCAAATCTGAACTTTTGGCGGTGCTTGGGCATGAGCTGGGGCACTTTAAACACAAAGACATGCTCAAAAATGTAGCCATGAGTGCGTTTATGCTTTTGGTTATGTTTGGCCTTTTTGGAAACTTGCCTGCATCGGTTTACGAAGCCTTACATGTAAGCATGAGCCCGCACAGTACCATCGCGCTTTTTTTGTTACTCTCGCCGTTGGTTTCATTTGTGATGATGCCGCTTTTTGGGGCCATGAGTCGCCATAACGAATATGCCGCAGATGCGTACGGGAGCGCGTGCGAAAGCAAAGAGGCTCTTAAAAATGCGTTGATGAAACTAGCCGATGAAAACAAGAGTTTCCCTATGTCACACCCATTGCAAATTGCTTTTTACCATACCCATCCGCCCTTGGTTGAGCGTTTAAAAAGGCTAGAATAGTGCAGATTAAAGAGGCATTGCGCACCGCAGCCCAAATGCTTTCATGGGTTGAAAACCCCCAAAAAGAAGCTGCGTTGTTGTTGTGCGCACATTTACATGTAGAGCGTACGTGGCTTTTGCTTCATGATGCTGATAGCCTAAAAGATGCGGAGGGCTATTTTGCGCTGATAAAACGCCGTCATGCGCGCGAACCTCTAGAGTACATCACCGGAACAGCTTCGTTTTATTCGCGTACGTTTTTAGTAGACGAGGGCGTATTGGTGCCAAGACCCGAGACGGAACTACTGGTGGACGTGGTAGCTGGCTTGCTCAAAAAAGACGAAACACCTCGGATTCTTGAGGTGGGTGTGGGAAGCGGGATTATTTCAGTGATGTTGGCGGTGTTGTTTCCTAGAGCCACCTTTGTTGCTACGGATATTTCTTCCAAAGCCTTGGCTAACGCACAAAAAAACGCGCACCTGTTCGGTGTGGCATCGCGCATTGAATTTGTGCAAACGTCTTATTTTGAAGGAGTGGAGGGGGCTTTTGATGTGTTGGTCTCCAACCCTCCTTACATAACAAGAGAAGAAATTTTAGACGCCCACGTGCTAAAAGAACCCCATGGGGCACTTTTTGGCGGAGAAAAGGGCGATGAAATGCTAAAAGTGCTTTTAGAAAAAGCCTCTTGCGCGCCAATAAAACATGTAGCTTGCGAAATGGGCTGGGATCAAAAGGCGTCTATGGAAGAGACACTAAACACCCTTGGCGCCCAAGAGATTAACTTTTACCAAGACCTTGCGGGGTTGGACCGAGGGTTTAGTGCAACATTAAAGGAGAAAACATGCACGCGATGAGAGTCGTATACCTGCTTGGCCTTGGCGCCATGATAGGGATAGAAATAGGCGTGGGGATTCTGATGGCCCCTGTTATTTTTTACCCCGCTTCTTTTTTAGGTGAAGGGGTGTTGAGTCATTATCAAAGTGGTATTTTGATGACCCAGGTCTTTTTGCGTTTTAATATGGTGTTGTTTGTTGTGACTCTTTTTGGATTGATGTATGAAGCACTTTTGTTTAAGCAAGGAAATGGCGACCGATGGGCACTTGGCCTTACGCTGGTGATGGTGTATACAGCGGGAATGTTTATCTTTTACTATACGCCATTTATTGTTGAGGCGCAGGCTTTGGGTTCCGAAGCAACACAAACCCAAGCCTTTGCTTCCATGCATAAAGGAAGCGAGAAAATTATCAAAATACTGCTTTTCGCTCAAGTGATTGTATTTGGCAGACGGGTCTGGTTAAAGAGGTGAGTGGGACGCTCACCTCTTTAAGAGGAGTAAAATGAGGAATTAGTCCATTTGGTGGCGGATATAGGTAGGGATGTCAAGGTAATCTTCCTGAGATTCATACCCGCCGCTCACTTTTTTCATGCGTAAAATACGTTCGCGCTTGACGACCTCTTGGGTTTGGTCAAGTTTTTTCAATCCACGCTCTTCTTCTTCAAGCTTGTTTTCAAAACCCGTAGCAACGATAGTGATGCACACTTTATTGTTTTCAACCTTCTCGTCCGTCGTGGTACCGAAAATAACATGGGCATCTTCATCAGCCGCGTCAAACACGACATTCATGGCCTCGCTAATGTCATTAAGCGGGCAGTTGGGGTGAATGCGGAAGTGAACTAACACACCCAAAGCTCCGTTAATGGTCATGTTGTCAAGTAGAGGTGATTCGATGGCGTTTTTCATGGCCTCAATGGCAGCACCTTGTCCTTCGCTCTCACCTACGCCCATGAGCGCCATACCGCGATGGCTCATAACGGTTTGCACGTCAGCAAAGTCAAGGTTGATGTCGCTGTTGCTGGAAGAGAGTACCACAGAACTCATGCCACCAACTGCGCGTGCTAACACATCATCCACAATACGAAAGCTGTCTTTGATGCCAAGGTTTTTATCCACCAATGTGAGGAGTTTGTCGTTAGGGATAACTACGATGGAATCGCTCTCTTTGCGTAGCTCATTAAGTCCTGCTTCGGCAAGTTTGAGGCGCTTGCGTCCTTCAAACATAAAGGGGCGTGTGACGACAGAAACTGTCAAAGCGCCAATCTCTTTGGCTGCTTGCGCTACTACAGGAGCAGCTCCCGTGCCTGTGCCACCACCAAATCCTGAGGCAATAAAAACAATGTCAGCGTGTTCAAGAGCGCTTTTAATCTCTTCGTAGCTTTCTTCAGCCGCCTCTTTTCCCACCTGGGGAATCATGCCCGCACCTAGTCCTTTGGTGCGTTTTTCGCCCAGTTGAATTTTAGTGTAAGCAAGAGAATGGTCAAGGGCTTGGGCGTCAGTGTTTGCAGCAATGAGATCAATGCCACTAACACCTTCGCGCACCATGTGGTTTATCATGTTGCCGCCGCCACCACCAACACCGACAACTTTAATCTTTGCGCCGTAGACGCTCTTTGCTTCTTCAATCGTAAACCCGCTCATGTCCCATGCTCCTCTTAAAATAATTGTGTCAGTCGATGCCAAAATTTGGCCAAAGCATTATCGCCCTTGGGTTGTTGCCCAAGGTCTGTAATGCGCGCTAGTTTGTCTTTGGTTGACTCGACGGATTCGGGTTCGTCGAGCTTCATGGAGTCTTCTTCTTCCAAAATACGCTGTACGTTTTTGCCAGGCTCAATACTCTCGTCCTTGTAGCGCATTTTCTTATTTGAATCAATTTCATAGGGCGTAAAAGCCCCGCCGCCGTACATGATAAGTCCAATAGCTGTTGAATGGCCAGGGTCTCGAAGCGTCTCAAATAAACCTTCCATCTCCTTGGGTCTGGCAAGACGAATGGGCATGTTATCAAAAATAGCCGTGGCAAGTTCACGAATTCCCTCAAGTTTAGTGAGTCCGCCTGTTAGTACAATACCTGCACCGACTTGATCCTTAAAGCCGCTGTCTTCAAGGGTTTTTGCCAAAATCATTAAGGTTTCTTCGACACGTGCATAAATAACATTGGAGATAATATCTAGGGAGACTTCGTGGGTAACGTTTTCATCTCCAAGCACAGGCAATTCAATGAGCTCACTTGAGCTTGCATGCAAGGTTCCATAGTTGATTTTGACATTTTCTGCCGCAGGAAGAGGCGTGTGTAGGGCCATGGACAAGTCGTTTGTGATGTTGGATGACCCAACTCCTAGAAAATCGTTATAGCGAATGGAGTTCCCAGAATGAATGACCATGTTACACGAAGCACCACCCATGTCGATCACTACAACACCCAACTCTTTTTCGTCTTCGTTGACTGTTGCAATAGCAGAAGCATAACCGCCTAAAACGATGTTATCGATATCCACACCCGCTGATTTAACTGCTTTTTTGAGATTACTCAAAGAGGATTTTTGGGCGGTAATGATATGTACTTGTACTTCAAGGCGTGAGCCATTCATGCCCAAAGGGTCTTCGATGTGTTCTTGTTCGTCGACTTTAAAATTGTAAGGTAGTACGTGAAGTTTTTCGTATTCGTGAGGAATGTTGGCGTTGTGGTCTGCCATTTGCATGGCGCGGTTAATTTCACGAATGCCGATGTCGTGATTAGGAACATTGACTACCCCGTTACTGTCAACACTTTTGGTGTACGCACCTGAGATGGAAACGATGACTTTGTCATAATGGGTTCCCGCAACGCGCTTGGCATCACTGAGTGCCATTTTTATGGATTTTGAGGCAAGTTCGATATTGGTGATGACACCTTTTTTGAGTCCTTGTGCTTTGGATACGCCTGCACCCAGAACCTTCATGCCAACATCGTCTTTTTCAGCGATGACAGCACAAATTTGAGAGGAGCCGATATCAATGCCCAAATACGTGGTGCTCAAATTAGTTTCCTTTATAGAAGTAGTCTATGGTGTAGCGTTTTTTGAGTGCCTCAATGAACGCTTGGTTTACTTCACTGTTTTTAGTCTGGTAAACATGCTCTCCGATAAGTTTGTTATACTGTTCTAACTTCGTTTGGTCAAGCAATTTTTGTTCCAAAATCTCGTAAAGAACGGCTTTGTCATCAAGGACAACATAACCTTTTCTCGTGTTGTTATCAAACACGCGTGAAAGAAAAACACTGCTTTCTTCTTCATTAAGACCATTAATGTCCACAACGCTATCGCGTGTGACAAAGCCAATTGTTTCGCCTCTAAAGAGGTCTAGCTGGGCTTTGGCTTTTTGTGTGAGGACTTCTTGCGTCTTTTCTGACATATAGGCATCTTTAATGAGTGGTTTTGCTTCTTCAAAGTCCATGGGGACAGGAGGGTTGATGGAGACAAGCTTCACAATCATGTAGCCTTCATCTGTGGCAATAGGCTTTAACACTTCGCCAGCAACTGCTTCTTTTAGGAGTTCTACTTCAAAAAAGCTATCAGACTCATATAGCACTTCTGTTTTTTCTGCTTCTATTTCCCCTTTTTTAAAGGTGAGGTAGGTGGTAAGCGCTTCTTTGCGTGCCATATCTAGGGCAACATCATGACGTACTTCTGGAAGAGCATCGATAAAATCTTTTAAGCGTCCATCCTCATAACGGTAGTTGAATTTATTTTCTTCAAAGAAAAGGCTAAGGGCTTCTTCGGCAGCAGTTTCAGTGGAAGCGGGCACAAAGATAGAGTCGATAGTATAACTCGTTGGGGTTAGAAAAAGAGATTTTTGCGGCTCCCAAAATGCTCTTAGGCTTGCTTCGTCCGTTTGGATTTCGTCTTGGTCAAGCTGGAGAACACGAACGCTTAGCCTGTCTTGCATGAAAAGTGCAGAACCAAAAAGTTCCTTTTCCTGTTCGGTAGCTTGTAGCTCAATAATAGGATTGAGTTTTTCGAGCAAAACTTGTTTTTTCAAGCCCTCTTCGTAGGTCTTTGCGGTAATGCCTGCATTTTGAAGTAATCGGTAGTAGAGGTCTTTGTCAAAAGCGCCGTTGGTGTGAAAGTTTTCATCTTTAAGTAAAGCATCTTTTATGTCGCTATCAAGAGCAATGAGTCCCAAATCCTTTGCGTAGTTGACCATCAAAGCTTCATTAATAAGATTTTCAAGAACGATTTTATCTAAACCCATCTGTTCGGCGCGCTCTTGGGTGAGTTGCCCATTAAACAGCGTATTGTAATACGAAAAATAATTATTGTATGCCATTTGGAACTCGGTGATACTGATTTTTCTTTCCCCGACTTTTGCAACAGCAGAGGAGCGATCGGCATTAAAGTCATAAGCACCCCATCCCACAAATCCAGCACCAACAAATGCAATGACGCTAACCCAAATGGTAATAACGAGGTATTTCCTATGACGTTGCATCCAAGTAATCATTCTTTTCCTTTGTTTGGTTAGCTTTCTTAAAACGTATGATTTTACTTCGTTTGTCTTTAAACGACCATAAAATCGGCATTTTTTTAAAATAATTAACAAACAAAACTACGTTTGTTAGTTGTAAAATTAAATACGGTGTTCGTTGGCGCGGTGAAGGAGTTTACAGCTGTTTTCAAGGACTGCAATATTTTTGGCAATTTGGTGAATATCGCGCTCATATGCATAGACACCGTACCCGCGAATAACGATGATATTTGTTTTTTGCTCTTTAAGATGGCGGTAGATCTCTACATCAGCCCGTTCGTACCAATCTTCAAATTGCTTAGGGTCATACACGTGAATGGTGCCAAATTGCATTGCGCCAAAATAATCTTCAGGTGTGATAATGCTATGCGTGAGTGTGTATGCAGTAGTAAAAGGGGGCATTGCGTAACAAATATATTTTGCTTCAGAGATATTTTTATAGATATTGAGGTGAATGTCCGCATCGATACTCGCCTCATTCCAGCGGTAGTCTTTTTTGCTTGAGAGTTCAATCAAATCCGAGGATTTTAGGCCATCAAAAATGGCATCTTTTTTGTTGATAATGAACCGATTGTACTCTACACGCGCGGAAATAGAGCCATGATAAATACCAAAAAAGTTTTTCCTAAACATAGAAAGTGAGATTTCTTTGAGTTGATTAGCCAGATACTCTTCAATCATCTTTAACCTTTTTAAATCTGTGTTTGGGTATTATACCACCACTTAAGCCTCGAAAGGATTGGTTGTGAATATCCCCCATGTGCCCGTACTTCTCAAGGAGATAACAGACGCTTTTTCTGCTCTTGATGAGGGCGTGGTGGTTGATTGTACGCTGGGGTACGGCGGACACAGTGAAGCTATTTTGGAGGCAAATCCAAAGATTAGACTTATTGGGTGCGACAGGGATGCCCAAGCGGTTGCCTTTGCCAAAAAACGTTTGGCCCGCTTTGGGGAAAGAGTGCAGATTATCCATGCGCCTTTTTCTACGGTTATTTCACGTATTGACCCTTTACATGTAAAGGGAATATTAGCCGACATTGGTGTCTCATCTCTTCAGCTGGATTTGCCTGAGCGGGGGTTTGGATTTGACTCAGATGTGTTAGACATGCGTATGGATCCCACAATGCCCCTTAGCGCTTACGAGGTTGTTAATACCTACACCCAATCCCAATTGGAAGAGATTTTGCGTGAGTATGGCGAGGTGCCTCAATGGCGTATGCTGGCCGAAAAAATCTGCAAAGCCCGAGAAATTGGCCCCATAACAAGTGCAAAAATGTTAGCTGAAATTGTAGGCAGGGGACGCACCCAAGGGCGTAAAGTTTCTCCTGCAACGCTTGTTTTTCAGGGGATTCGCATTGAAGTCAATGATGAACTTGGTGAGTTAAGCGGGCTTTTGCGCTCTATCGAAACAGCGGGTTTAAAAAGATGTTTGGTAGGTATCGTCTCCTTTCACTCTCTTGAAGATCGCATGGTGAAGCAAACGTTTAAGGCATGGCAAAAGGAATGCATTTGCAATCCTTTTGTGCCTCGATGCATGTGCGGAGGCGGTCATGCCCTTGGTAAAATCATCACAAAAAAACCCATTGAACCAAGCGAAGAAGAGATTAGAAGCAATCCTCGTTCGCGCAGCTCCAAGTTACGATTTTTTTTAATTGATGGAAAGAGGGCGCATGAATGAAGATC encodes the following:
- a CDS encoding M48 family metallopeptidase, translated to MLSILGTLYFVYVLIKLYIATQEIGFVAKAQHQNAVILSPSSFLKAARYKIASERFGMVSTLVDYGLFLFWIGYGLRTLEGWLITNGGVWESVVFVYAFIGVNYLVGLPLDIYSTFFKDKAFGFSTIDAKTYALDQLKAMALFVVAGGAIVALVAWIILSFASWWLWGFGAIFAVVLFINMIYPTLIAPIFNRFTPLENPELSASIESLLQKAGLKSSGVFMIDASKRDKRLNAYFGGLGKSKRVVLFDTLVEKLSKSELLAVLGHELGHFKHKDMLKNVAMSAFMLLVMFGLFGNLPASVYEALHVSMSPHSTIALFLLLSPLVSFVMMPLFGAMSRHNEYAADAYGSACESKEALKNALMKLADENKSFPMSHPLQIAFYHTHPPLVERLKRLE
- the prmC gene encoding peptide chain release factor N(5)-glutamine methyltransferase, which codes for MQIKEALRTAAQMLSWVENPQKEAALLLCAHLHVERTWLLLHDADSLKDAEGYFALIKRRHAREPLEYITGTASFYSRTFLVDEGVLVPRPETELLVDVVAGLLKKDETPRILEVGVGSGIISVMLAVLFPRATFVATDISSKALANAQKNAHLFGVASRIEFVQTSYFEGVEGAFDVLVSNPPYITREEILDAHVLKEPHGALFGGEKGDEMLKVLLEKASCAPIKHVACEMGWDQKASMEETLNTLGAQEINFYQDLAGLDRGFSATLKEKTCTR
- a CDS encoding DUF4149 domain-containing protein; amino-acid sequence: MHAMRVVYLLGLGAMIGIEIGVGILMAPVIFYPASFLGEGVLSHYQSGILMTQVFLRFNMVLFVVTLFGLMYEALLFKQGNGDRWALGLTLVMVYTAGMFIFYYTPFIVEAQALGSEATQTQAFASMHKGSEKIIKILLFAQVIVFGRRVWLKR
- the ftsZ gene encoding cell division protein FtsZ, which encodes MSGFTIEEAKSVYGAKIKVVGVGGGGGNMINHMVREGVSGIDLIAANTDAQALDHSLAYTKIQLGEKRTKGLGAGMIPQVGKEAAEESYEEIKSALEHADIVFIASGFGGGTGTGAAPVVAQAAKEIGALTVSVVTRPFMFEGRKRLKLAEAGLNELRKESDSIVVIPNDKLLTLVDKNLGIKDSFRIVDDVLARAVGGMSSVVLSSSNSDINLDFADVQTVMSHRGMALMGVGESEGQGAAIEAMKNAIESPLLDNMTINGALGVLVHFRIHPNCPLNDISEAMNVVFDAADEDAHVIFGTTTDEKVENNKVCITIVATGFENKLEEEERGLKKLDQTQEVVKRERILRMKKVSGGYESQEDYLDIPTYIRHQMD
- the ftsA gene encoding cell division protein FtsA, with translation MSTTYLGIDIGSSQICAVIAEKDDVGMKVLGAGVSKAQGLKKGVITNIELASKSIKMALSDAKRVAGTHYDKVIVSISGAYTKSVDSNGVVNVPNHDIGIREINRAMQMADHNANIPHEYEKLHVLPYNFKVDEQEHIEDPLGMNGSRLEVQVHIITAQKSSLSNLKKAVKSAGVDIDNIVLGGYASAIATVNEDEKELGVVVIDMGGASCNMVIHSGNSIRYNDFLGVGSSNITNDLSMALHTPLPAAENVKINYGTLHASSSELIELPVLGDENVTHEVSLDIISNVIYARVEETLMILAKTLEDSGFKDQVGAGIVLTGGLTKLEGIRELATAIFDNMPIRLARPKEMEGLFETLRDPGHSTAIGLIMYGGGAFTPYEIDSNKKMRYKDESIEPGKNVQRILEEEDSMKLDEPESVESTKDKLARITDLGQQPKGDNALAKFWHRLTQLF
- a CDS encoding peptidylprolyl isomerase, encoding MITWMQRHRKYLVITIWVSVIAFVGAGFVGWGAYDFNADRSSAVAKVGERKISITEFQMAYNNYFSYYNTLFNGQLTQERAEQMGLDKIVLENLINEALMVNYAKDLGLIALDSDIKDALLKDENFHTNGAFDKDLYYRLLQNAGITAKTYEEGLKKQVLLEKLNPIIELQATEQEKELFGSALFMQDRLSVRVLQLDQDEIQTDEASLRAFWEPQKSLFLTPTSYTIDSIFVPASTETAAEEALSLFFEENKFNYRYEDGRLKDFIDALPEVRHDVALDMARKEALTTYLTFKKGEIEAEKTEVLYESDSFFEVELLKEAVAGEVLKPIATDEGYMIVKLVSINPPVPMDFEEAKPLIKDAYMSEKTQEVLTQKAKAQLDLFRGETIGFVTRDSVVDINGLNEEESSVFLSRVFDNNTRKGYVVLDDKAVLYEILEQKLLDQTKLEQYNKLIGEHVYQTKNSEVNQAFIEALKKRYTIDYFYKGN
- a CDS encoding class II aldolase and adducin N-terminal domain-containing protein; amino-acid sequence: MIEEYLANQLKEISLSMFRKNFFGIYHGSISARVEYNRFIINKKDAIFDGLKSSDLIELSSKKDYRWNEASIDADIHLNIYKNISEAKYICYAMPPFTTAYTLTHSIITPEDYFGAMQFGTIHVYDPKQFEDWYERADVEIYRHLKEQKTNIIVIRGYGVYAYERDIHQIAKNIAVLENSCKLLHRANEHRI
- the rsmH gene encoding 16S rRNA (cytosine(1402)-N(4))-methyltransferase RsmH, yielding MNIPHVPVLLKEITDAFSALDEGVVVDCTLGYGGHSEAILEANPKIRLIGCDRDAQAVAFAKKRLARFGERVQIIHAPFSTVISRIDPLHVKGILADIGVSSLQLDLPERGFGFDSDVLDMRMDPTMPLSAYEVVNTYTQSQLEEILREYGEVPQWRMLAEKICKAREIGPITSAKMLAEIVGRGRTQGRKVSPATLVFQGIRIEVNDELGELSGLLRSIETAGLKRCLVGIVSFHSLEDRMVKQTFKAWQKECICNPFVPRCMCGGGHALGKIITKKPIEPSEEEIRSNPRSRSSKLRFFLIDGKRAHE